The Paenibacillus sp. G2S3 region TGCCTATTCTGGCAGAAGAATTCCAGACCTTGCGCCACGCATTGAAAGTCAGGGGAATACGCAAACGAGGGAGGATATTTAACTTCTACCAGCTGTTGCACCGATACGCGATCCCTTTGCTTGCCCAAAGCATACGACGCGCCCATAGAGTCGCGGTGGCTATGGAAGCGAAGCGGTTTTCCGGGCAGGCCAAGAGAACTTATTATTATGTTATTGGCTTTACGTACCGCGACGTCCTCTTCACCGCATATGCGGTCGGCGTATTCTGGTTGGCGTTCCTGGCCGGAATCGAATGGCCTTACGCAGACATTACCGATGTTCGTTAAGCCATAAAAGGATGACATGCACAGATTCGTTGGTGGTTAGAGAATGATTCTGATCTTACGCCATCGTTCAGTAACAAAAAAAGCAGAAACTCCGATATAAAGAGTTTCTGCTTTTTATTGGATTAAACCAAATCTTTCGCTACACTATCCAGCACCTTCTTAAATATCTGAAAGCGGCAGAATTAGTCTGTTAAGCCTCGCCGCAATGTAAATAGGTCTGTCAAAGCCTCAGTAGACAGCTCGGTAATCCAGCCTTCAGAGCTGGAGATGACATTATCGCTTAGCTGCTGCTTACTCTCCAGCATCTCATCAATTTTTTCTTCGAGCGTCCCGAGGGCGATGAATTTATGCACCTGTACATCACGCGTCTGGCCCATCCGATAAGCGCGGTCCGTCGCCTGATTCTCAACGGCTGGATTCCACCATCGGTCGAAGTGGAATACGTGGTTAGCTGCTGTTAAGTTCAGACCAACACCTCCAGCTTTGAGTGAAAGAATGAATACATTCGGCTGATCGGACGGTGGTGCATCTGAACGTTTAGACCCTTCGTCCGCAGAAGGTGCGGGCGTCTGAAATCGCTCAATCATTCGGTCACGCGCCTGTTTGGAGGTGCTTCCGTTCAAATAAAGGACAGGCTCCCCCAGCTCCTGCTGTAGAACAGCCTGAAGCATTTTTCCCATCCCGACATATTGCGTAAAGATAAGACAGCGCTCATCCTCTGCACGCAGTTCCTTAACCATATCCAGCAGTCTTTCAAGTTTAGAGGAACGGTTAATGAGTAGACTGGTATCCAGTTTGTTGTCCGAATCGGTTTCAGGGAGGGCCTCCTTGGTCACCAGCATCGGGTGATCACATAGCTGCTTAAGTCCGGTCAAAGCCCCAAGAATGGCGCCCTTACGCTCAATACCCTCCAGCTTCTGCATACGGTCGAGCAGTCCGTTTACGGTCTGATCATAGAGCGCAGCTTGTTCAGCTGTCAGGTGAACATAGGTTTTCATCTCGTTTTTATCGGGCAGATCGAGCTGGATGTTAGGATCCTTTTTCTTACGGCGCAGCATGAACGGCTTCACGAGATTCTGTAGATCCGCTGTACGCTTCTCGTCACGTTCCTTCTCGATGGCATTGCTGAATCGGTCGCTAAAGGATTTGGCGCTGCCTAGATAACCTGGGGTTATAAAATCATAAATGGACCACAGCTCGGATAATCTGTTCTCTATAGGTGTTCCTGTTAGCGCAATTCGGTGTAAAGCCGGGAAGCTGCGTACAGCTACCGACTGCTTCGTTTGAGCATTCTTGATGTTCTGTGCTTCATCAAGACAAATCGCCGCCCAAGTGAATTCTTTCAGTAATTCCTGATCAAGCGCCGCAGTCGCATAAGAGGTTAGTACCACGTCGGCTTGGGAAGCAGCACCATAGAAGAATCCTGCGTCCAGACGGCGACTTCCGTAGTGAAGCATCACATTCAAAGAAGGTGCGAAGCGCTGCAGTTCCTTCTGCCAGTTGCCCAGCACGGAGGTTGGACAGATGATCAGCGCAGGCCAACCCGGTGGGTCAGTCTGGCGACGGGATGAGCTTGGATCGGTATTTTCTTTGATGTGAAGTAAATATGCGATGAGCTGGACGGTCTTACCAAGTCCCATATCATCGGCTAGACAAGCGCCCAAACCGAATTGACGCAGGAAAGTCAGCCAAGCATATCCTTCATGCTGATAGGTGCGCAGCTCTGCCTGAAGTCCTGCGGGTACCGGAGGCTTTGGCCACTGTGAGCGCTGCCCGAGCTGACCAATGAGGCTGATCAAATGCTCGTTTAGCTCTACCTCGAGACGCAGGCGGGCCGCATCCTCTTGAAGCTGCTCTTCTGTAGCCTCAGCGTCAGCTTCCTCACTCGCTTGTAGCAAATGAAGCTGAAGCACATCTTGGAAGGATAAGCCTTGCGACTTGTCCATACCGGCCATGGCTCTTTGGATTTGCGCCAGCAGCGCGGGATCGAGCGAGACCCATTTGCCCTTGAAACGGACGAGTCGTTCCCCTCTTGCGACCAGCTCGGCAAATTCAGCTTCGGTGAGGTCGACGTCACCGATGGAGATTCGCCAATCGAAATCGATGATCGAATCGAGGCCGAACAGCGACTCGCCGCCGCTGCGTTTGTCCTCGCCGGAGCTGATCTTGGCGCGCAGGCGCGGTTTTTTCCGGCTGGCGGCTTCCCACCACGCCGGCAGCAGCACTTGCCAGCCTGCTTCTAGCAGCCGCTGGCTCTCGGCCGTCAAGAACCGCCAAGCGATGGCATCGCTGAGCGGTTCGGCCAGTACGTCGCCGCCCGCCGCGAAGCGCTCGGGCGGCAGACTACCGCGGAGGCGCTCCAGCCATCCCGCGGCGCGCTCATGCACGTGGGCCGACCATGCTGTCGGCCACAAGCCGTGCGGCTCGCCGTCATCGGCGAGCCTGATGGGAACAAGCGCGGATTCATCGCGCTTGTCCTGAAGGATCAGCTGCAGCCGCCAAGGGGATTCATCCCCTTCCGGCTCCAGCAGCTGAAGTGCAGGCCGGAAAGGCGCGGTATCCGCCTTCCAGCCAATGGCGATAAGCCATGCAGCGGTATCCATACCCGCTGCAAGGGCCCCGCTTCTATCGAATAGAAGCGGGAATTCGCTCCGGAGGTCGCCTGCTTCGGCTTCCGTGCTGTAATACCTCTGCGATACGGCGGCGGAGAACGCCGCGCGTAACCCGCGGCTAAATTCGCTGCCGCCATTTAGCGCCTCAAGGGCCCCTTTGGCAGTGTCATTCTCCACTGCCACCTGCGCCAAAGCCCCCTCATCCCAGGTCCATTGCAACCTCCCGGCACGATAAGCGGAGATATCGGGAATGTACTGTTTGTGCTCCAGACATATAGCCAGAAGTGGCGCAAGTTCTATCAGGTGGGCTGCATCGCCCTCCCAGCTCCATTCGATATGCGCCAGAAGCTTCTGCTCGGCAAAGAAGGGGATGACCTGCTCAGTAGGAAGAATCACTAGCTCCACACCTTCGCCGGCTGGCTGTACGGTTAACTCCGTACCATAAAAAGATGCCTCATGCCAGGCGAATAACCGCTGCTTAAGCTGTAAGCCGGGCACGAGATCTTCTCTTTCATTCATTCCATATATTAAAGCGTCGCCATACTGGCTTAATGCAAGCCGGATGGTCAGCGTGCGTAAATGCATGTTCATGGTATTAGCTTTCCTTTCCGAAGCTCCTCTTGCAGCGCACGGAGTCTGCTGTGCTTTGTGGTGAAGGCAATGAGGAACTCTTCCCACCGTTCTTCTTGTTTCATTTTTTTATATAGCTTGGATAATCGCTTCAATAGTTTCACAGCCGCTTTGTAGCTATGTCTATTCTTATCCAGCACAAATCTTTCGACGGCCTGATGGTAGAAGGGTAGCAGAACTTCGGGTGCGTTTTTCTCCATAGGCTGGAGGTCTGTAACACGAAATTCGGAAGGCAGCTTACCGATGGACAGTTGATAATCCATCCATGTCTGCCATTTTTCATAGGTAATTAACTTCTCTTCATATACTTCTCCAGAGATAGGTAACATGGTGGCTAATGTATTCCACATCTTCGGCTCAGCTTCAGGAAGGTGGCGAACGGCCTCTTCCCAGCTGTTCGAATAGTTATTTAGATTATAGAGTCTGCTGCTCAGCAGCGGACCGATCTGAGCAAGCCAGCCCACCAAGCGTGACCATTCACCTGCATCCAGAAGCGGGGAGGTGAAGCTCATAAGCTCATCAGGATGGAGACCTGGGCGCTCGGCAGCCTTATTCAGTAATTCCCAAGCCTTTGGGTCATCCTTCAGATAAAAATACATGCGGCTCTGGGCTAACAGCCACGCATGGCGTGACAGGGAAGCGCCTAATTCACTTTCTGCCTGCTGAAGCTGTTTGATTTCATCCAGATAAAGCTTAGTTCCACCGGTATTCGGATAAATCCAGTTTCTCCACAGCAGGTCATAGCACAGTGAAAAAGAGGGCTGATCCCGCAAGCGATCGCGCGACTCCGTCAACATCTCACGCCGCAAGTAGGAGAGGGTCTCGACGATATGCGGCCACAGATCGTATTCCTGCGCTTGCTCGGGAGACAGCGGGAGTGTGCTTTTTAACAGACGTGTGATTGCTTCCTGTAGCTCTGAGACCGCTACTTGCGTGTAATAGCCGAGTGATGAGGTGAAGGCGACCTGACCGGGTAGATTAGCGGAAGGCTTAGCCAGCTTTTCTAGAAGAAAAAGATGAGCATGCAGGGTAAATAGCTTGTCCATTTCCGGTGATAACTTCGGCTTGAATTTAGTAATGGAAGATAATGCTCGATCCACATATTCAGGATTCCGAGTGGTATGTGCCAGAGGCGTGATGCAGAATGCAAAATACTCGCGCCACTCCGTGATGCCTCCGTCAGCGATCCGGCTGACATGCTCTTTTAGCTGCTGTTGTTGCTTTCCATCGGTTCCGACAGGTGAACTAATTGATGTTTTTGGGAGAAAAGATGCGGCCTTGGCGTTAGCTAGAACTTGTACAGACCTATTCTGTTGTTCAGCAAAACTGAGCAGCACGGCAGCCATATGCTTGCAATGACCTGAAACCGGGCAGTTACAATGACACCGAGTGAAGCTGTCCAGATCAATCGTAACGCGGTAATCCTCTCTACCTTCAACAAGTGCAGTTATCTTAGACGGCTCTGTCATGGTGAACGAGCGAATACGGCTTTGCTTATAATATTGGAACCCTCGCTTGAGGGTGAGGTCATCGAAATAATAGGCGACATTCTGGATGAGCTTACTCCACTGCGTATCATCCATAGGATAGGTTGGTTGCATACAATTGGTCTCCCGTAAGAAAAATAGTCGTTATTTGACTTTCATTATATCATTTCTTTTTGAGTAGGATGTTTTGGGTTGTAATGAATGTGAAGTTACAGGCTTGTATGGAACGTAAGAGCAAAACATATACTAATCGTACTGAATTTTGAAGTATAGATCAAACAAAGGTCAAAAAAGGTCAAAACATTAAAAATATTAAAATTTGTAGCATTAAATCAGCCGATTTGCCTGATTTTGACCGAAATTTGGCTTAAATCGGTTTTGTTATTCCTCTGGCAGAGGACTATAATAAGGTCATAGGTCAAATAAAGTCAAAGTCAATGAGAGGAGAATGGATAATGTTTGATTTGGTTCCTTTTGGTAAACGTAGAGATGATGCTTTTGGTATGCTGGCTAAGTCTTTGAATGATGTTTTTAATGATGATTTTTTTGCACCGATCAAGAGCTCCACGATGTCCTTCAGAACGGATATTCGCGAGAGTGAGCAGGCTTACCTGATTGAAGCTGAACTTCCTGGCTTTAAAAAAGAAGAAATCGACATTGATTACGCCAGCCCTTACTTGACGATTAAAGCGGTGCGGAAGGAAGAGAATGCGGAGGAGAACAAGGATCATCAAATTGTACGTAGAGAACGTCGATATGGTGAATATGTTCGCAGATTCTATGTTCAGGATATTGCAGTGGAAGAGATTCGCGCGTCTTTGAAAGACGGATTACTAAAGCTGGAAGTTCCAAAACAGCAAAAACCGCAAGGGAAACGCATTGAGATTCAAGACGGAGATTCTAGCGCTTCGCAGTCTGAATAAGCATAATTTAGGCGGTAATAGTTTCCGCTCAGCATCTTAGAAATAGGCAGCGAGCTTTTAATATAGTGTTATGAACAAAAGGCGCATTGTAGTGGAGGATTCCGGCTATGGTGCGTCTTTTCTCGGAATCGTACGATGAGTTGTATTTAATAAAGCGTTGAAGGGAGGAATCCGAGTGGCTAACAAAAGCTATTATGATGCTTTGGGCGTGAGCAAAACAGCAACTAAACAGGAAATTAAAAAGGCTTATCAAAAGCTAGCCAAAAAGTGGCATCCCGATGTGAACAAAGCCCCTGAGGCAGAGGTGAAATTCAAAGAAGCGGCTGAAGCCTATGAAGTGCTGGGTAATGAGGAGAAGCGGAAGCTTTACGATGAGGAGCTGCTTTATGGGGCTCAGCGCGGTAGAGCTGGTGGAGGTGCGTCGAGCGGAGCCTCTTCGTGGGATTCGAACTTTGGTGGAAGCTGGGGCGGCGGAACTTATTCTGCAGGAGGTTCTGGCATTTCGGAGGAAGATTTGTTCGGAATGTTTTTTGGGAATCGGGGATCGGCGGATCGCGCCGGCTTTGATTTCTTTTCTAGTAGTGGCAGTGGGCGGTCGAGCGGCAATCCATGGGGTGAGGCGCGTAGTTCGACGCAGGCGCAGCTGGATATTACGTTGGAGCAGGCCTATAAGGGAGCAACTGTAAGAGTTCAGATCGGTGATAAAACTGTGGACGTTCAAGTTCCGCGGGGATCTAGTGAAGGCACGATTTTAAAAATCGCAGGAACCACTCAGAGTGGTATAGCTCCAGGCGGCGATGTACTGCTGGCACTTCATATTCTTCCTCATGATATATACGAGCTTCGAGATGATGATCTATACGGCGTGGTTGAAGTTGCTCCGTGGCAAGCGGTATTGGGTGGAGAGGTGAAGGTTCCATTACCGGGTGGCGGTGCGGTGAAATTGAAGATTCCTGCAGGAATTCAAAGTGGCAAAACACTGCGTATCCCCGGTAAGGGCTTGAAACGTGACAATGGTGCGAACGGTGATATTTTATTTGGAATTGAGATTGTTGTCCCTGAGCCAACTAGTGAAGCGGAGAAGAACCTCTATCGTAAGCTGGCTGATTCCAGCCCTTTCGAAGCGAGACCTAAACGTCAAAGCGCTGGTGCGCAGCGCCCGAAGGCAAAAGTGGGTAATTAATAGGTAGGTAGAGGTAATTTTGTATGTTCGAGATCGACTTTGGCTGGTGAATATGGTGAATGGAATGCTAGTTGTAGAAAAGTAACTTGATTAGAAACTAACTATAGAAGTGACTTGTGCTGAAACGAAGAGTGTCGGGGGAAAAAGAAGGGCAAAAATGTTCTAAAGGTGCTGAATTCGGCTCGATGAGCGAAAAGAGGGGTAAAAATACCCTTGAATGAGCCGAATTCGGCTGATCACTCGAAATGTACGGTATTAATCCCGCTAAATTAACCTATCCCGGCCAAAACAGCCGATCCCATATATCATTCTTGAATAGAAAGGTGAGAGAGCTATGGATTTCAATAAACTTACTCAAAAGCTGCAGGAAGCAGTGGCTGCGGCGCAGTCGCTGGCTTCGGACAGCGGACATCAGGAGATCGATAATCTCCATCTGTTAAAAGCGTTACTTCAGCAGCAAGAAGGCTTGCTGCCAAGATTGCTGCAAAAGATGAATGTCCCCGTAGCTGAGATGCTGCGCAGCACGGATGAACTGCTTCAGCGCAAGCCGAGCATAAGCGGATCAGGAGCAAGCACGGTACGGCGTTATGCCTCGCAGTCGCTGATCCATCTACTGGAGCAGGCGGAGAAGGAAGCGGCGAAAATGCAAGACGAGTTTGTTTCGGTAGAGCATGGCGTGCTGGCCATGGTGTCGGATTCGAGCAGCGATAATCGTGAGCTGCGTGATCTTTTTGTTAGTCGTGGATTAACACGCGAGAAGCTGATGTCTATACTTGCTGAGATTCGTGGACATCAGCGTGTAACGAGTCGGGAGCCGGAGGCTACTTATGAGGTGCTGGAGAAATACGGACGTGATCTTGTAGCAGAGGTTCGCGCGGGCAAGATCGATCCAGTCATCGGACGTGACGCAGAGATACGCCGCGTGATCCGAATTCTGTCCCGTAAAACGAAGAATAACCCTGTGCTGATCGGTGAGCCAGGTGTAGGTAAAACAGCGATTGTGGAAGGCTTGGCCCACCGGATTGTACGCAAAGACGTACCGGAGGGGCTGAAGGATAAGACGATTTTCTCACTGGATATGAGTTCCCTTGTAGCAGGCGCGAAGTTCCGTGGTGAATTTGAAGAACGTCTGCAGGCGGTACTTAGGGAGGTTCGTGAAAGTAACGGCCGAATTATTCTTTTTATCGATGAGCTGCATACGATTGTAGGCGCAGGTAAAACCGAAGGCTCGATGGATGCGGGCAATATGCTGAAGCCGATGCTGGCTCGGGGCGAGCTGCACTGTATCGGTGCTACAACGCTCGATGAATATCGCAAGTATATTGAGAAGGACCCTGCGCTGGAGCGCCGTTTCCAACAGGTACTGGTCAGTGAACCGGATGTAGAGGATACGATCTCGATTTTGCGTGGATTGAAGGAGCGTTTCGAAGTCCATCACGGGGTCAAAATCCATGACAGCGCCCTCGTCGCTGCAGGCGTTCTATCTAACCGCTACATTACGGATCGTTTTTTACCGGATAAAGCGATCGACTTAGTCGATGAAGCTTGTGCCATGATTCGTACGGAGATTGACTCCATGCCGGGTGAGATGGATGAAGTGACTCGTCGTCTAATGCAGATGGAGATTGAAGAAGCAGCGCTCAAAAAAGAAACGGATGACGCCAGCAAACGCCGTCTGGAAATTTTACAACGTGAGCTCGCCGATCTCAAGGAGAAGCAGCTTGGGATGACGGCGCGCTGGGAGAAGGAAAAGTCTGCGATACAAGGCATCCGCGACCTCAAAAAAGGGCTGGAGCAAGCCCGCAAGGATTTGGTCGATGCACAGGAGGAATACGATCTTAATAAATCAGCCGAATTGAGCTATGGCATCATTCCTGATCTAGAGCGGCAATTGAAAGCAGCGGAAGAAGCGGCACAGCAGGATCAGGATACTAGATTATTGCGTGAAGCTGTAACCGAGGAGGAAATCGCAGATATTGTCTCGCGTTGGACGGGCGTGCCAGTTAGCCGACTGGTTGAAGGCGAACGGGATAAGCTGCTGCGTCTGGAAGAAACGCTGCATGAACGAGTTGTGGGTCAAGATGAAGCTGTCAGCTTGGTGGCTGATGCCGTGCTTCGGGCAAGAGCTGGGATCAAAGATCCGAATCGGCCGATCGGTTCCTTCCTGTTCCTCGGTCCGACTGGGGTAGGGAAAACGGAGCTGGCTAAATCGCTCGCGGTCTCTCTCTTTGATCGCGAAGATGGCATGATTCGTATCGATATGTCGGAGTACATGGAGAAGCATAGTGTTTCTCGCTTGGTCGGTGCGCCTCCGGGATATGTTGGATATGAGGAAGGTGGTCAGCTTACAGAAGCTGTACGGCGTCAGCCTTATACAGTAGTGCTGCTCGATGAAGTGGAGAAGGCCCATCCCGATGTATTTAATATTCTACTGCAGCTGCTTGATGATGGACGGCTGACCGATTCGCAGGGCCGGATGGTCGACTTCAAGAACACGATCATTATTATGACCTCAAATATCGGTTCACCACATCTGATTCAAGGCACCGATGAGAAGGGTCAGCTTACGGAGTCTGCCAAGGATAGCGTAATGAAGGAACTAACTGGTCATTTCCGTCCAGAGTTCCTGAACCGGGTTGACGATATTGTGATGTTCAAGCCGTTGACCCTGGGCGAGATCGAGAAAATCGTGGACAAACTGGTGGACGGATTACGTTTACGTCTTGCTGACCGGGAGATTGCTCTTGAGTTAACTGAACCCGCGGTACGTTTTATCGCTAAGGAAGGTTTTGATCCAGTGTATGGGGCGAGACCGCTGAAACGCTTCATCCAGCGAAGTCTGGAGACCCGTGTGGCACGTGCGATCATTGCTGGTGAAGCCGCAGAAGGTACGGTGATTCAAGTAGACGAATCCGGCGGCGGCCTGACGGTGAGCATTATAAAGCCAGATGTTGATACTATGTAAAAATAAAAGGCGTCCACAAAGCCACTAAGGTTTTGTGGACGTCCTTTTTATGATTACCCTCATTCCACCCAAGGGATTAAATGAGGGTGTTCATCCAGAATGGACAGGTATTGCTCCTTCCAGCCGTATTGGCCATCGGGATCAAGGAGCATGTAACGCAAATATTTTTCTAAACGGAATTCTGCCTTCGACCAGCCTAGATGCTT contains the following coding sequences:
- a CDS encoding DEAD/DEAH box helicase; the protein is MNMHLRTLTIRLALSQYGDALIYGMNEREDLVPGLQLKQRLFAWHEASFYGTELTVQPAGEGVELVILPTEQVIPFFAEQKLLAHIEWSWEGDAAHLIELAPLLAICLEHKQYIPDISAYRAGRLQWTWDEGALAQVAVENDTAKGALEALNGGSEFSRGLRAAFSAAVSQRYYSTEAEAGDLRSEFPLLFDRSGALAAGMDTAAWLIAIGWKADTAPFRPALQLLEPEGDESPWRLQLILQDKRDESALVPIRLADDGEPHGLWPTAWSAHVHERAAGWLERLRGSLPPERFAAGGDVLAEPLSDAIAWRFLTAESQRLLEAGWQVLLPAWWEAASRKKPRLRAKISSGEDKRSGGESLFGLDSIIDFDWRISIGDVDLTEAEFAELVARGERLVRFKGKWVSLDPALLAQIQRAMAGMDKSQGLSFQDVLQLHLLQASEEADAEATEEQLQEDAARLRLEVELNEHLISLIGQLGQRSQWPKPPVPAGLQAELRTYQHEGYAWLTFLRQFGLGACLADDMGLGKTVQLIAYLLHIKENTDPSSSRRQTDPPGWPALIICPTSVLGNWQKELQRFAPSLNVMLHYGSRRLDAGFFYGAASQADVVLTSYATAALDQELLKEFTWAAICLDEAQNIKNAQTKQSVAVRSFPALHRIALTGTPIENRLSELWSIYDFITPGYLGSAKSFSDRFSNAIEKERDEKRTADLQNLVKPFMLRRKKKDPNIQLDLPDKNEMKTYVHLTAEQAALYDQTVNGLLDRMQKLEGIERKGAILGALTGLKQLCDHPMLVTKEALPETDSDNKLDTSLLINRSSKLERLLDMVKELRAEDERCLIFTQYVGMGKMLQAVLQQELGEPVLYLNGSTSKQARDRMIERFQTPAPSADEGSKRSDAPPSDQPNVFILSLKAGGVGLNLTAANHVFHFDRWWNPAVENQATDRAYRMGQTRDVQVHKFIALGTLEEKIDEMLESKQQLSDNVISSSEGWITELSTEALTDLFTLRRGLTD
- a CDS encoding SWIM zinc finger family protein: MQPTYPMDDTQWSKLIQNVAYYFDDLTLKRGFQYYKQSRIRSFTMTEPSKITALVEGREDYRVTIDLDSFTRCHCNCPVSGHCKHMAAVLLSFAEQQNRSVQVLANAKAASFLPKTSISSPVGTDGKQQQQLKEHVSRIADGGITEWREYFAFCITPLAHTTRNPEYVDRALSSITKFKPKLSPEMDKLFTLHAHLFLLEKLAKPSANLPGQVAFTSSLGYYTQVAVSELQEAITRLLKSTLPLSPEQAQEYDLWPHIVETLSYLRREMLTESRDRLRDQPSFSLCYDLLWRNWIYPNTGGTKLYLDEIKQLQQAESELGASLSRHAWLLAQSRMYFYLKDDPKAWELLNKAAERPGLHPDELMSFTSPLLDAGEWSRLVGWLAQIGPLLSSRLYNLNNYSNSWEEAVRHLPEAEPKMWNTLATMLPISGEVYEEKLITYEKWQTWMDYQLSIGKLPSEFRVTDLQPMEKNAPEVLLPFYHQAVERFVLDKNRHSYKAAVKLLKRLSKLYKKMKQEERWEEFLIAFTTKHSRLRALQEELRKGKLIP
- a CDS encoding Hsp20/alpha crystallin family protein produces the protein MFDLVPFGKRRDDAFGMLAKSLNDVFNDDFFAPIKSSTMSFRTDIRESEQAYLIEAELPGFKKEEIDIDYASPYLTIKAVRKEENAEENKDHQIVRRERRYGEYVRRFYVQDIAVEEIRASLKDGLLKLEVPKQQKPQGKRIEIQDGDSSASQSE
- a CDS encoding J domain-containing protein, giving the protein MANKSYYDALGVSKTATKQEIKKAYQKLAKKWHPDVNKAPEAEVKFKEAAEAYEVLGNEEKRKLYDEELLYGAQRGRAGGGASSGASSWDSNFGGSWGGGTYSAGGSGISEEDLFGMFFGNRGSADRAGFDFFSSSGSGRSSGNPWGEARSSTQAQLDITLEQAYKGATVRVQIGDKTVDVQVPRGSSEGTILKIAGTTQSGIAPGGDVLLALHILPHDIYELRDDDLYGVVEVAPWQAVLGGEVKVPLPGGGAVKLKIPAGIQSGKTLRIPGKGLKRDNGANGDILFGIEIVVPEPTSEAEKNLYRKLADSSPFEARPKRQSAGAQRPKAKVGN
- the clpB gene encoding ATP-dependent chaperone ClpB, whose translation is MDFNKLTQKLQEAVAAAQSLASDSGHQEIDNLHLLKALLQQQEGLLPRLLQKMNVPVAEMLRSTDELLQRKPSISGSGASTVRRYASQSLIHLLEQAEKEAAKMQDEFVSVEHGVLAMVSDSSSDNRELRDLFVSRGLTREKLMSILAEIRGHQRVTSREPEATYEVLEKYGRDLVAEVRAGKIDPVIGRDAEIRRVIRILSRKTKNNPVLIGEPGVGKTAIVEGLAHRIVRKDVPEGLKDKTIFSLDMSSLVAGAKFRGEFEERLQAVLREVRESNGRIILFIDELHTIVGAGKTEGSMDAGNMLKPMLARGELHCIGATTLDEYRKYIEKDPALERRFQQVLVSEPDVEDTISILRGLKERFEVHHGVKIHDSALVAAGVLSNRYITDRFLPDKAIDLVDEACAMIRTEIDSMPGEMDEVTRRLMQMEIEEAALKKETDDASKRRLEILQRELADLKEKQLGMTARWEKEKSAIQGIRDLKKGLEQARKDLVDAQEEYDLNKSAELSYGIIPDLERQLKAAEEAAQQDQDTRLLREAVTEEEIADIVSRWTGVPVSRLVEGERDKLLRLEETLHERVVGQDEAVSLVADAVLRARAGIKDPNRPIGSFLFLGPTGVGKTELAKSLAVSLFDREDGMIRIDMSEYMEKHSVSRLVGAPPGYVGYEEGGQLTEAVRRQPYTVVLLDEVEKAHPDVFNILLQLLDDGRLTDSQGRMVDFKNTIIIMTSNIGSPHLIQGTDEKGQLTESAKDSVMKELTGHFRPEFLNRVDDIVMFKPLTLGEIEKIVDKLVDGLRLRLADREIALELTEPAVRFIAKEGFDPVYGARPLKRFIQRSLETRVARAIIAGEAAEGTVIQVDESGGGLTVSIIKPDVDTM